One Pectinophora gossypiella chromosome 21, ilPecGoss1.1, whole genome shotgun sequence genomic region harbors:
- the LOC126376463 gene encoding phosphoinositide 3-kinase regulatory subunit 4 has translation MGNQLVGVAPSQIYPVEHYLSDHVDLTFDQSLGSTRFLKVARARSREGLVVVKVFAVHDPSLPLAEHKERILKIKEQLASAFNCLPFQRVILTDKAGLLMREYCKCSVYDRMSTRPFLTTLEKKWITFQVLYALHRMHKLGICHGDIKLENIMVTSWLWVLVTDIASFKPTFLPDDNPADFSYFFDTSRRRLCYVAPERFVRAPDPANRPVNDDKGGLLLSESPCKVGELVPSMDIFSAGCALLELWNDGTPALDLPGLLAYRNGGDRPSTMTLPEGSDSRLRDLLHSMTEGNPRHRKTAELYLDEARGKLFPEYFYSFLQSYMLIFSAQPILPPDEKILRIHQDIRNIIKIFTQPSDAKNYQDLVEETTDNQTTATIDSLRKDGVKVMTVNSGEFDEETDEKAPEKKELGPDSEGLILITSLVTSCIRGLHHCTSKLYSLEILQLLCENSSSEVILDRILPYIIHLSHDSVSRVRAAAVHTAARCVALVRALPKSDCNVFPEYILPELALCATDPAVTVRIAYANNIAKLAETAVRFLDQTQHMVDKEAANINYETELSALHEMVRSTVSYLLTDSQAVVKRALVENGITKLCIFFGKQKANDVILSHMVTFLNDKEEAALRGCFFERVVGVAAYVGHHAAPILLPLLQQGLTDQSEWIILRAVRATTSLAQLGLLGKQPLCDLVAESAVYLAHPNLWIRHEVCGLVSVAAGLLNPIDVNCKLLPLVWPHLTHKLIQVERAELLLESLAEPIPRKVLDAVLRHGDVDRLVQTLRERRNARLKVKQGMMPQYSEMGQQLRNLFRRLASDGMTEHVENQLLAMSAHLIKIQGSSTQHISDAPGRLVLADAGNSRCVQLDAGTCASDASADKHIYPAQHRRSHKTSLSHDTHMNTEWQHMFGQSHEQHSTRGGQESISQSAAASGPASAAVSQTASVQPAHSQMGHSASYVQYSMAPCRVELRNLNARMQQKFQKSLRSQEYMGGGSETVQLPASWRPGNQLLAYLHEHKARVNQLVALPAHRHMFGSCSDDGTVRLWDATRLQGNAYVNRSKSMYNRNAGPVVSLAACEGGQSLVAATQDSIFVLRLDSASSRLSLSQGRQLDAGGEGCAAAASAGGVHAGVISYATLANTVLGWDLRAPGNAWKLQGDLKQGVYTCLYANSSGYLAVGTSGGAICVWDLRFQLPITSVRHPNSERVRRIVGSGGGSRVWAAGGRDAGAWCLESTQRTHALWPCTNSPQPLHYTATASHYISAAYYGVRGGQRFVVTGGSDQRVRYWDLEHPDDSYVLLHAPHDPLKYNPQALKYRSRIIDGTTVIQECCKLNPTEPVAILDENVYRAVESRSFCHTAPLTDVCMVDAAACYLVTSSADGVINVWK, from the exons CTTGGGTTCCACACGATTCCTAAAGGTGGCGCGGGCGCGGTCCCGCGAGGGTCTGGTGGTAGTCAAGGTGTTTGCGGTCCACGACCCGTCGCTGCCTCTCGCTGAACACAAGGAGAGGATACTGAAGATTAAGGAGCAACTCGCTTCGGCATTCAACTGTCTCCCTTTTCAGAGGGTTATT CTAACAGACAAAGCTGGGCTCCTGATGCGCGAGTACTGCAAATGCAGCGTTTACGACCGCATGTCCACGCGGCCATTCCTCACTACACTTGAGAAGAAGTGGATCACCTTCCAAGTGCTTTACGCCCTGCATCGGATGCACAAGCTCGGCATCTGTCATGGGGATATTAAG TTAGAGAACATAATGGTGACGTCGTGGCTGTGGGTGCTGGTGACGGACATCGCCTCCTTCAAGCCCACTTTCCTGCCGGACGACAACCCGGCGGACTTCAGCTATTTCTTCGACACGTCGCGCCGCCGCCTCTGCTACGTAGCGCCCGAGCGGTTCGTCAGGGCTCCTGACCCTGCCAACAGGCCTGTG aatGATGACAAAGGAGGGTTATTGCTAAGCGAGTCTCCGTGTAAAGTTGGAGAGCTCGTTCCCAGCATGGACATCTTCTCGGCAGG TTGCGCTCTCCTAGAACTCTGGAATGATGGTACTCCAGCATTAGACTTGCCGGGCCTACTGGCCTACCGCAACGGAGGGGACCGTCCCTCCACTATGACCCTCCCGGAGGGCAGCGACTCTCGCCTGCGCGACCTTTTACACTCCATGACTGAGGGGAACCCTCGCCACAGGAAGACAGCCGAGCTCTACTTGGATGAGGCGAGAGGAAA ATTATTCCCTGAATATTTCTACTCGTTCCTCCAATCTTATATGCTGATATTCTCCGCACAACCCATCCTGCCGCCGGACGAGAAGATCCTGCGCATCCACCAGGACATACGGAACATCATCAAGATATTCACACAACCATCAGACGCCAAGAACTACCAGGACTTGGTCGAGGAAACCACTGATAACCAAACCACTGCTACAATAGATTCTTTGCGCAAAGACGGGGTTAAAGTCATGACGGTGAATTCTGGAGAATTTGATGAAGAAACCGACGAGAAAGCGCCGGAGAAGAAGGAGCTAGGACCTGACAGTGAAGGGCTGATCCTGATTACGTCGTTGGTGACGTCATGTATACGCGGGCTGCACCATTGCACGTCGAAACTGTACAGTTTGGAGATCCTGCAGTTGTTGTGCGAGAATTCTAGTTCGGAAGTCATTCTCGATCGGATTTTACCATATATT ATCCACCTGTCCCACGACTCTGTATCCCGCGTGCGCGCAGCGGCCGTGCACACCGCGGCCCGCTGCGTGGCGCTGGTGCGGGCGTTACCCAAGTCTGACTGCAACGTGTTCCCCGAGTACATCTTACCGGAGCTGGCGCTGTGCGCCACCGACCCCGCCGTCACCGTCCGGATAGCCTACGCCAACAATATCG CCAAGTTAGCAGAGACGGCGGTACGCTTCCTGGACCAGACGCAGCATATGGTGGACAAGGAGGCGGCCAACATCAACTATGAGACAGAATTGTCGGCGCTGCATGAAATG gtaCGGTCGACAGTGTCATATCTACTGACGGACTCGCAAGCGGTTGTGAAGCGGGCGCTCGTCGAAAATGGTATCACAAAGCTGTGCATATTCTTTGGGAAACAGAAAG CAAACGACGTGATACTGTCGCATATGGTGACATTTCTCAACGACAAGGAGGAGGCGGCTCTACGCGGCTGCTTCTTCGAGCGCGTGGTCGGCGTGGCCGCCTACGTGGGCCACCACGCCGCGCCCATACTGCTCCCGCTGCTGCAACAG GGCCTGACGGACCAATCTGAGTGGATCATCCTGCGCGCAGTACGGGCTACGACCAGCTTAGCTCAGCTGGGTCTGCTGGGCAAACAGCCGCTGTGTGATCTGGTGGCCGAGAGCGCCGTGTACCTTGCGCATCCTAACTTATGG ATCCGTCACGAGGTATGCGGGCTGGTGTCGGTGGCGGCCGGCCTGCTCAACCCCATCGACGTGAACTGTAAGCTGCTGCCGCTCGTGTGGCCGCACCTCACGCACAAACTCATACAG GTTGAGCGTGCAGAACTTCTTCTGGAGAGTCTAGCGGAACCGATCCCGAGGAAGGTTCTAGACGCCGTTCTGAGACATGGGGACGTGGACCGACTCGTGCAGACCCTCAGAGAACGACGGAACGCCAGGCTCAAG GTGAAACAAGGCATGATGCCGCAGTACAGTGAAATGGGCCAGCAACTGCGGAACCTGTTCAGGAGATTAGCATCCGACg GTATGACGGAGCATGTGGAAAACCAACTTCTTGCTATGAGTGCACATCTTATTAAGATACAAGGATCATCTACACAG CACATATCAGACGCGCCGGGGCGGCTCGTGCTGGCCGACGCGGGCAACTCGCGCTGCGTGCAGCTGGACGCCGGCACATGCGCCAGCGACGCCAGCGCAGACAAGCATATATACCCCGCGCAACACAG GCGCAGTCACAAGACCTCGCTCTCACACGACACCCATATGAACACGGAATGGCAACACATGTTCGGACAGTCGCACGAGCAACATTCCACTAGAGGAG GTCAAGAGTCGATATCGCAGTCGGCGGCGGCGTCGGGCCCCGCCAGCGCGGCCGTATCGCAGACCGCCTCCGTGCAGCCCGCGCACTCGCAGATGGGGCACAGCGCCAGCTACGTGCAGT ATAGCATGGCGCCCTGTCGTGTTGAACTAAGGAATCTCAACGCGAGAATGCAACAGAAATTCCAGAAATCATTAAG GAGTCAAGAGTACATGGGTGGCGGCAGCGAAACGGTCCAGCTGCCGGCGTCCTGGCGGCCTGGCAACCAGCTACTGGCGTACCTGCACGAACACAA GGCGCGAGTGAATCAGCTGGTGGCACTGCCGGCACACAGGCACATGTTTGGCTCGTGCTCCGACGACGGCACCGTGCGCCTCTGGGACGCCACCAGGCTTCAGGGCAATGCATATGTTAACAG GTCAAAGTCGATGTACAACCGTAACGCGGGCCCCGTGGTGTCGCTGGCGGCCTGTGAGGGTGGTCAGTCGCTTGTGGCTGCGACACAGGATTCCATTTTTGTATTGAG GCTGGACAGCGCGTCGTCCCGGCTGTCGCTGTCGCAGGGCCGGCAGCTGGACGCGGGCGGCGAGGGCTGCGCGGCGGCCGCCAGCGCGGGCGGCGTGCACGCCGGCGTCATCTCCTACGCCACGCTCGCCAACACCGTGCTCGGCTGGGACCTGCGCGCGCCTG GCAACGCATGGAAGCTCCAAGGAGACCTGAAGCAAGGCGTATACACTTGCCTGTACGCCAACAGCTCCGGCTACCTGGCGGTAGGCACCAGCGGTGGCGCCATCTGTGTGTGGGACCTGAGATTCCAGCTGCCTATAACCTCTGTGAGGCATCCTAACT CGGAGCGCGTGCGGCGCATCGTGGGCAGCGGCGGCGGGTCGCGCGTGTGGGCGGCGGGCGGGCGCGACGCGGGCGCCTGGTGCCTCGAGTCCACGCAGCGCACGCACGCGCTGTGGCCCTGCACCAACTCGCCGCAGCCGCTGCACTACACCGCCACC GCATCGCACTACATAAGCGCGGCGTACTACGGCGTGCGGGGTGGGCAGCGGTTCGTGGTGACGGGCGGGTCGGACCAGCGCGTGCGCTACTGGGACCTCGAGCACCCCGACGACTCGTACGTGCTGCTGCACGCGCCGCACGACCCGCTCAAATACAACCCGCAGGCGCTCAAATACAG GAGCCGCATAATCGACGGCACGACGGTCATCCAAGAATGCTGCAAGCTGAACCCGACTGAGCCCGTCGCCATATTGGACGAGAACGTGTACCGGGCAGTGGAGTCCCGGTCATTCTGCCACACCGCGCCGCTCACTGACGTGTGTATGGTGGACGCGGCTGCATGCTACCTCGTCACCTCCTCGGCTGACGGCGTCATCAATGTATGGAAGTAG
- the LOC126376729 gene encoding CCAAT/enhancer-binding protein 2-like: MILDECFDDMAPTRRGRQGVSDADDESDYRSKRDDDYINKRARNNEAVKKSRFKSKQRTQETFTRVSKLKAENQVLEEKVKTLTKELQFLKELFLAHASNAQNAKFDGIDLEKLLEDIPDDKEGSSKK; the protein is encoded by the exons atgATATTGGACGAGTGTTTCGATGACATGGCCCCGACCAGGCGCGGGAGACAGGGAGTCAGCGACGCTGACGACGAGTCCGATTACAGGAGTAAGAGGGACGACGactacataaataaaagagcCAGAAACAATGAG gCAGTAAAAAAGAGCAGATTTAAATCAAAGCAGCGGACACAAGAAACATTCACTCGGGTTAGCAAGTTGAAGGCAGAGAATCAAGTCCTGGAAGAGAAGGTGAAGACGCTGACCAAAGAACTACAGTTCCTCAAAGAACTGTTCCTTGCACATGCATCCAATGCCCAGAACGCCAAGTTTGACGGGATCGACCTTGAGAAACTTTTGGAGGATATTCCTGATGATAAAGAGGGTAGTAGTAAGAAATAG